From the genome of Adhaeribacter pallidiroseus:
CTTGTACATCCCTTTGGTAATTGTAATTATTACCGCGGTTTCCAATGGGGCCAATATCACCGATGGTATTGATGGCTTAGCGGCTGGTACTTCGGCTATTATTGGCGTTACTCTGGCCGTTTTTGCTTGGGTATCGGGTAATTCTTTCTTTGCCGACTACCTCGATATCATGTTTTTACCCAACTCCGGAGAGCTGGTGATTTTTTGTACGGCGTTTGTGGGCGCTTGCGTCGGATTTCTCTGGTATAATTCGTACCCGGCCCAGGTTTTCATGGGCGATACCGGAAGCTTATCCATTGGTGGAATCATTGCGGTTTTAGCGTTAATCTTACGCAAAGAGTTATTAATTCCGATACTTTGCGGTATCTTCTTAGTGGAGAATTTATCGGTTATGCTGCAGGTAAGTTATTTTAAATACACGAAGAAAAAATACGGCGAAGGCCGCCGGATTTTTAAAATGTCGCCGTTGCACCACCATTACCAAAAGCTAGGTTACCACGAAGCCAAGATTGTAGCGCGCTTCTGGATCGTTGGGATTATGCTGGCCCTGTTAACTTTGGTAACGCTGAAACTTCGTTAATCGTTGTTGGTTTTTCGTTGTTCGAGTTGGAAAAAATGAAGCGAGTTTATACTTATTTAGATGTATGGCAACGAAGCAGAAAGATGGTAAGTGAGATATACGAAATAACTAAAAGTTTCCCTAGGGAGGAAATGTTTGGATTAACGACTCAAATGAGGCGAGCAGCAGTTTCTGTTCCTTCAAACATAGCGGAAAGTTGTGGGAGACAACATATAAATGATGCCGTACAAATATTTTTTATCGCCAGAGGTTCTTTGTACGAACTCGAAACGCAACTTTATTTAGCCTTAGACCTAAAATACGTATCAGAACAAGTAGCTAAGGAAACAATACAAAAAATAACAGCTTGTAAGCAATTGCTTCATGGCTTTATTAATTATTATAAAAGTTTAAAAATTTCGAACAACGAATAACTAACAACGAATAACGAAATGATAGCAATACTGGGAGCTGGTGAAAGTGGAGTGGGAGCCGCCTTGTTGGCACAAGCGAAAGGATTGGAGGTGTTTGTTTCGGATAAAGGAGAAATTAAGCCAGTTTACCAGGAAAAGCTCCAAGCCGCTAATATTCCGTTCGAAGCTGGCTCGCATGATTACGCCCGGATTCTATCGGCTACCGAAATTATAAAAAGTCCCGGCATTCCGGACAAAGCCGATTTAATTCAGCAAGCCAAGGCGAAGAACATCCCGGTAATTTCGGAAATTGAATTTGCCAGTCGTTATACGCAAGCTAAGTTTATTGGCATAACGGGTACTAATGGCAAAACCACGACCACACTTCTAACTTTTCATTTACTCCAAAGCGCCGGGTTGAATGTGGCTTTGGCCGGGAACATTGGCGAAAGCCTGGCTGAAAAAGTTATTAAAGACGAGCACGATTATTATGTAGTGGAATTAAGCAGCTTTCAACTGGATGGCATGTATCAGTTTAAAGCGCACATCGGTATTCTACTTAATATTACCCCGGATCACCTGGACCGGTATGAATACAGTATGGCCAATTATGCACAATCCAAGTTGCGGATTGCGCAAAACATGACCCAATCGGATTACTTTATTTATAATCTGGATGATGCTGTAACCAACGAGTATTTCAACCCGGAAGATTTTAAAGGTCAGGCAGTACCGTTTTCCATAAACCAAAAGCCGGCGGCAAAAGCTTTTTACGAGGGTACTTCTTTGATAACAACTTACTCTGGCTCCGCAGAAAACATTGAAACCCGCACCTCGGTGTTAATTGGCAAACACAATCAATACAATACGGCGGCGGCTGTTTTAGCGGCGCGACTAGTTGGTATTGAACCGGAGGAAATTACCGCGGCTTTAGCCACTTTTAAAAATGCTGATCATCGTTTGCAAACCGTAGGGGAAGCGAACGGCGTCAGGTACATCAACGATTCCAAAGCTACCAACGTGGAGGCCGTGTGGTACGCGCTGGACGGAATAACGCAACCAATCGTCTGGATTGCCGGGGGCGTAGATAAAGGCAACGATTATACTTCCTTAAAAGCTTTGGCTCAGGAAAAGATTAAGGCACTAATTTGCTTAGGAGTGGACAATAAAAAGTTAGTAGAATCTTTCAGTGGCATCATTCCGGTAATTCATGAAACGCAATCGGTAGAAGAAGCTATTAACCTGACTAAAGAAGCTGCCGTTCCGGGCGATGTAGTTCTGCTTTCGCCGGCCTGCGCCAGCTTTGATTTATTTAATAATTACGAACACCGGGGCAAACGGTTTGCCGAAGCGGTGCAACACCTGGTTTTAGAACCATTGCAGCAGGAAAGCTAAAAACAGAAGTAAGTAAAAAAATAAATTTTTAAAAATTTCCATGGACTATGGTCCTTGGACTATCCATTAAGAAGTATGATGCAGGTAAAGCTTTGGTTACGGGAAAATTTGAAAGGAGACCCTATTCTGTGGGGCATTGTGATTGCTTTTTCACTCATCAGTATTGCGGTGGTGTATTCGGCTACAGGTACGCTGGCTTACAAAAAAATGTCGGGGAATACCGAGTATTTTTTGTTTAAGCACACCAGTTTAATTATCGTGGGTTTGGCATTTATGTGGTTTGCGCATAAAGTAAATTACCGCTACTATTCCCGTTTATCGTTGCTGGCGCTGTGTTTATCCGCACCCTTACTTTTATTTACTTTTTTGTACGGTTCCAATATTAACGAAGCTTCCCGTTGGTTAACCATTCCATTAATCAATCAAACTTTTCAACCTTCGGATTTGGCAAAATTGGCTTTGATCTCGCATTTAGCCAGTATGCTATCTAAGCGGCAGCACGTAACCACCGACGTTAAAAGTACCCTCATTCCCATTATGTTCTGGTGCGGCAGCATTTGTGGTTTAATTGCTTTAACCAATGCGTCTACGGCTACTTTACTATTTATTACCTGCTTGCTGCTCATGTTTATTGGCCGGGTACCCATGAAACATATTGCTATGGTTTTAATAATCGGGGGCGTGCTGGGGATAACTGCCTTGGCCTTGGGGCAACGGATGAAAACGGTAATCAGCCGGGTGGAAAATTTTACCAACGCCGATTCGCCGGTGTTTCAGTTAGAGCAATCTTACATTGCCATTGCTACCGGTGGACCCTTTGGGAAAGGACCCGGTAACTCCGATCAACGTAACTTTTTGCCGCACCCCTATTCCGATTTTATTTATGCTATTATCATTGAAGAATATGGCTTATTAGGCGGTGCTATTATTCTCTTTTTGTACCTGGCCTTTTTGTACCGAGGGCTGGTAACGGTGAGTAAAAGTTTCGGGGCGTTTGGGGGCTTGCTCTCGGCGGGCCTTAGTTTTAGTTTGGTATTACAGGCGATGGTTAACATGGGGGTAGCCGTTGGTTTGGGGCCAGTAACTGGTTTGCCGTTGCCCTTATTAAGCATGGGGGGAACTTCCCTGATATTTACCGGTATTTCCATCGGTATTATTCTGAGCGTAAGCCGCACGGAAGCCGAGCAAGCGCCGGGCGGAACCATCTTATCGGGTAATATTTCAAAAAAAGTGGTAGCGCATGCAGAATAAAAAACCATTCCGGGTAATTATTAGTGGGGGCGGCACGGGGGGACATATTTACCCGGCAGTGGCTATTGCGAATGAGCTAAAAGTACGGCAACCCGAAGCCGAAATTTTGTTTGTGGGTGCCAAAGGCCGTATGGAAATGACCCGGGTACCCGAAGCCGGTTACAAGATTATTGGCCTGCCTATTGCGGGTTTGCAACGCCGGTTAACTTTAAAAAACCTTACGTTTCCGTTCAAGGTAATCTCCAGTGTGCGGGCGGCCCGGCAAATTGTAAAAGATTTTAAGCCCAATGCCGTGGTGGGAGTGGGGGGGTATGCCAGCGCTCCCGTACTGTTTGCCGCCACTTCTATGGGAATACCCAGCTTAATTCAGGAGCAAAATTCTTATGCTGGTATTACCAATAAACTATTAGGAAAAAGAGTAAACAAAATTTGCGTGGCGTATGCGGGGATGTCGGCTTTTTTTCCGGCCGATAAAGTAATACTAACCGGTAACCCGGTACGGCAGGATATTGTGGGCAGCCAAAATAAGCGCTCGGAAGGTTTAGCTTTTTTCGGGTTAAAACCAGGTAAACCTACTATTTTGGTCATTGGCGGTAGCTTAGGCGCTCGCACTATTAATGAAAGTACGGCAGCACATTTAAAAGAAATCCAGCAAAAAGGCTATCAACTGCTTTGGCAAACTGGCAAAACGTATTACCCTAAGGCTGCGGAACAAACCGCAACCTTGGTCGAAACCGGCATTAAAAGTTTCGAGTTTATTCAGCGCATGGATTTAGCCTACGCTACCTCGGATGTGGTAATCTCCCGGGCCGGAGCTTTATCTATTTCGGAATTGTGTTTAGTAGGTAAACCGGCCATCTTGGTGCCTTCGCCCAACGTAGCCGAGGACCACCAAACGCAAAATGCTTTAGCTTTGGTAAATAACCAGGCGGCTTTGTTAGTTAAAGACGTGGATGCGGCTACTCAATTGTATCCGGCTGCCTTTGCTTTGTTACAAGACAAACCGCAGCAGGAACTATTAAGTGGGAACATTCAAAAATTAGCCAAGCCCGAAGCCGCTCAAACCATTGTGGGTGAACTATTAAAATTAATCAAGTGAGACCAGAAGCGTATAAATATATTTACTTTTTAGGTATTGGCGGCATTGGTATGAGTGCCATTGCCCGGTATTTTAATGCCAAAGGTTTGCCCGTATGGGGTTACGACAAAACGCCTACGCCACTTACCCAAGCTTTAATCGAAGAGGGTATCCAGATTCATTACGAAGATGATGTAAACTTAATACCAGAAGAAGTAAAACAAAACCGCGAGCAAACCTTAGTCGTTTTAACACCCGCTATTCCGGCCGAGCATCAACAATGGGCTTACCTTAAGGAAAATAATTATACAATTAAAAAAAGATCGGAAGTACTGGGTATAATTACCGCTAACGCCTATACCATTGCCGTCGCCGGTACCCACGGCAAAACTACCACTTCTTCCATGATTGCGCACTTACTTCACCATGCCGGGGTAGATTGTTCGGCTTTTTTGGGTGGGATTTCGGTTAATCTCAATTCTAATTTGCTGCTCAGCAAGAATAATGAAGGTCGGGAAATAGTGGTAGTGGAAGCCGATGAATACGACCGTTCTTTTCTGCGCTTGTACCCGGATGTGGCCATCGTTACTTCTACGGACGCCGACCATTTAGATATTTACGGCGATAAGGATGCGTTGATCGAATCTTTTCAGCATTTTATCAGTCAGGTGAAACCTGGTGGTACTTTGCTTTTAAATACCAAGGCAGATACCCGGATACTAAATAAAATAGAAGATTCGGTAAAAGTAATCCGGTATGGTCTTGAGCAAGCAGAACTAAATGCCGGACCAATCACCATTGCGGGGCATCATTTTAAATTTAATCTGACTACTTCCACAAATATAATTCCCGGCCTAGACTTACCCGTGCCGGGTTACCATAACGTTGAGAATGCCCTAGCGGCCTGCTATGTAGCACAAATCATGCGGGTACCGCCGCACCAGATTCGCGCGGGTTTAGCGGCGTACCGGGGTGTTAAGCGCCGGTTTGAGTTTGTGGTGGATTCCGAAGATTATATTTACATTGATGATTACGCCCATCATCCCACCGAGATAGATGCTTTTGTAAAATCCTTAAAAGCATTATTCCCGGAGAAAAAAATTAAGCTCATTTTTCAACCCCATTTGTTTACCCGTACCCGTGATTTCGCCGATGAGTTTGCGGAAAGTTTAAGTCAGGTGGATGAAGTTGAGTTGCTGGAAATATACCCGGCCCGGGAAAAACCAATTTCGGGAGTAAACGCCCAAATGCTTTTAAATCGCATTTCGGGACCAAATAAGAGCATTTTATCCAAGGAAGAAGTGTTGCGTAAATTAGAGCAATCTATTGATTTTGAGGTACTTGCAACGGTTGGTGCCGGTGATATTGATACCTTGGTAACGCCGATTAAAAACATCTTAAAAAATAAAAAAATGTTCCGGAAGCGTAAAATTATTTCTATAATTTTTGCATCTTGTTGCATCCTTATACTTGCTGGTTTAGGAGTATTTGTGGCACAGAAGCAAGCTCAAAAAGCCGTTCGGAAAGTCTCGGTTACGATCGACAATGAGTATAATAATTACTTTATCAGCGACCGGGAAGTGAAAAATATTCTGACGAACGATGGTGAAAAGAAAATAGAAGGTTCAAAAATAAGTGACGTTGATTTAAAAAGTCTTGAATTGCGGATTAAATCGCATAAATTTGTTCGGGAAGCGCAAGTTTATCGCGATTTAGCCGGGAACTTAAATATCAAGATCAAACAAAACAGGCCCATAGCCCGGATTGTACACGATAATTCAGAAGAAGACGTCTATATTGACGATGAAGGGAATATTTTACCTTTATCCGAAAGATTTACCGCGCGGGTGATTCCAATTACCAGATCCCTGTTTCGGCCGGCTCAGAACAAATCCTTTTACCAGGATTCTTTGGGTCAGGCTTACTTAGACTTGTTGAAGTTTGTTGAAAAAGATGCCTTTTGGAAAGCCCAGTTAGCCGAAATGCAAATTGATGCGAAAGGTAAAGTAATTTTTATGCCCCAGGTAGGTACCCAGGCCATTGAGTTTGGTAAACCGGAAGAAGTGGAGCAAAAATTTAAAAAATTACTGGTTTTTTATAAGAAGGTGTTGCCGGCCATGGGCTGGGACAGGTATAAACGGGTTAACCTGGAGTTTAGTGATCAGATCATTTGTGAATAAAATATAGATATGCAAAACGACAAAATTGTAGTAGGCTTGGATATCGGGACAACCAAAATCTGCGCTTTGGTTGGCCGGAAAAACGAGTTTGGCAAATTAGAAATCCTCGGCATGGGAAAAGCGGTTTCGGAAGGGGTAGTTCGCGGCATTGTGAGCAACATCGATAAAACCGTAGATGCCATCCGCAAAGCCATTAAACAGGCCGAAGAACAATCCGGTATTAACATTGGCGTGGTAAATGTCGGGATCGCTGGTCAGCACATTAAAAGTTTACAACACAACGGCAGCATTACCCGCGCTACCACCGATAACGAGATTACCGTAGATGACGTGAACCGCTTAACGAATGACATGTACCGGTTAGTAACCCCACCCGGCAGCGAAATCATTCACGTAATGCCCCAGGATTATAAGGTTGATTACGAAGAAGGTATTGTGGATCCAGTGGGTATGTCGGGTGTACGCTTAGAAGGTAACTTCCATATCATTACGGCCCAATCCAACGCCATCAACAACATCAATAAATGCGTTACCCGCGCCGGCTTGGAAATCGACAATTTGATTTTGGAACCGTTAGCCTCGTGTATGTCGGTGCTAAGCGACGAAGAAAAAGAAGCCGGTGTAGCTTTGGTAGATATTGGGGGTGGAACTACGGATTTAGCTATTTTTAAAGATAATATCATCCGGCACGCGGCGGTGTTGCCTTTTGGGGGCAATATTGTAACTACCGACATTAAACAAGGCTGCATGGTGATGCAGAACCAGGCCGAGCAGTTAAAAATAAGGTTTGGGAAAGCTATTGCGGATGAAGCTTCTGATAACGAGATTGTTTCGATACCAGGCTTACGCGACCGGACACCAAAAGAAATTTCCATTAAAAACCTTGCTTATATTATTGAGGCAAGAATGGAAGAAATTATTGAACTAGTTTATTCGGAAATTGTTAGAAGCGGATACGCGAATAATCTGGCGGCCGGCATAGTAGTAACCGGTGGTGGCTCACAATTGCAGAACTTAGTACAGTTAGTAGAATACTTAACCGGCCTGGATGCCCGTATTGGCTACCCAAATGAGCATCTAGGTAAAAGTAAAATCGACGCTGTAAAAAGCCCCATGTATGCCACTACCGTTGGTTTAGTATTAGCTGGATATCAGGCTTTGGATGAACGCTTAAATCGTTATACGGAAATTGCTGCCCGCACTACCGAAAACCGGGTAAACGAACGCGTGGCAAAGCCCGCTTCTACGGGTGGCAGTGATTTTTTCAAAAAAATAATAGACCGTACTAAAGGTTTATTAATTGACGATTTTGACGATAAGCAGAATTATTAAGAATTTTTTTAAGGAGAGTTATATATGAGTTTTTCATCCTATAAGTTTGATATACCTACACAAAGCAAATCTATTATTAAGGTTATTGGTGTTGGCGGAGGAGGTAGTAATGCCGTAAACCACATGTGTGGGCAAGGCATTAAAGATGTTGAATTTGTGGTATGTAATACCGACGCGCAGGCTCTGAAAAGCAGTAATGTACCCAACAAACTGCAAATCGGCGTGGACTTAACCGAGGGTTTGGGAGCCGGTGCCAATCCGGAACGGGGGAAGCAAGCCGCTATCGAAAGCCGGGAACAAATTCGGGAGTTGTTAGGCAACGACACCAAAATGGTATTTATTACGGCCGGGATGGGTGGCGGCACCGGCACCGGAGCTGCCCCGGTAATTGCCAAAATTGCCAAAGAACTCGATGTATTAACGGTAGGTATTGTTACAGCTCCTTTTATATTCGAAGGTAAGAAAAAGCGAGATGCTGCCGAAAGAGGGATTAAAGACCTGAGCGAAAATTGCGATACCGTATTGGTTATTCTGAACGATAAGTTGCGCGAGATTTTTGGTAATTTACCTATCCGCCAGGCGTTTGCTAAAGCCGATAATGTATTAACTACTGCTGCTAAAAGCATTGCCGAAATTATTACCGTAACTTCGGAAGTAAACGTGGATTTTGAAGACGTTAAAACGGTCATGAAAGATTCTGGTGCGGCCGTTATGGGATCGGCTACTACGGAAGGCGAAAACCGGGCTTTACGGGCTGCGGAAGAAGCTTTATCGTCGCCGTTGCTGAACAATACCGATATTCACGGAGCGCAAAAAATTCTGCTTTCCATCATGTCTGGTGATCAGGCCGAACTGGAAATGGATGAACTCACCGAAATTACCGAGTACATTCAGGAAAAAGCGGGTGAAGAGGCAGAAGTAATTTTTGGGCATGGGATTGATCCGGAGTTAGGCCAAAGCATTCGGGTTACCGTTATTGCTACTGGTTTTGCCCGCGAAGCCGTTACGATTAATACCGGTCAGGTAAAAAAAAACACCTTTCCGGAAGCTGATCCTCAAATAAATATTTTTGATACCGATCGTGCAGTAGCTATCCCTGAACCTGTGGCTGCTAAGCCGGTAGCGCCTGTTCGGGTACCCGTGCAGGAACCTGCCCCGGTGGTAAATCAAGCTCCCGCACCTACCCCTATTCCGGTGCCTACACCCGTTCCGGCTCCTACCCGAGTGCCGGCGGAACCGGTTAAAGTAGTGTTTGATTTAGAATCGCAGCACGAAGTATTTACACCGGAAGAGCGAAACGAATTTGTTAATCCGTCGGAAGATGAAGATTTAAATGATTTGCAACAAAAATCGCAGGAACGTCGGGAGCGTCTGCGCCGCTTAAGCAGCGAAATTACCAACGAGGCCATTAAAGAGAAATTAGAAGTACCCGCTTACTTACGCCGGAACGTAGCACTAGAAAATGTGCCGCATTCTTCTAACCGAAATATTTCTCGCTTTAACTTGAGCGACGATAATGATATTTTAGGAGATAATAAGTTTTTGCACGATAACGTAGACTAATAATACCTTTTAGGTAAAAGTAAAAACGCCGAAAATTTTAAATTTTCGGCGTTTTTACTTTTATAAATTTTACTTTCCATTTTAAAGTTGGGTAAATTATAGGGATAGCGTAAAAATTACTAAAATTTGGGGTGTTAACTTCTTAAACGCTGGTTTAGTACTTTAACTCCATATTCTTAATTAAATAAAACAATTAGTCTAGCATATTCCGGATCTCATCTTTTAAGCTTTGTAAGCTGTTCTTAATGTCGGTCCAAGTATTGGAAGATTCATCCTGAGTAGTATCTAGTTGTTGCACCAGTAAAGCCCGTTTTTTTTCTAGGCCTGCAATATGCTTATGGTAAGTGTGGTTAGAATCGGCGGTAGTGGCATGAGCACGGCCTTGAAGCACTTTAATTTTATTATCTAATTCTTCTAAACTTTGCTTTATTTCATCGCGGGTTAAATGTGCCGGAGCCCGCATATTTTCTGGTTTTAAAGGGTAATGATCCATGGTAGTATCGTTAGTTTAGATTGTAGATGGCTATAGTTTCTCTTCGGTTTTTACTCAAAATTTAAAAAAAAGATGTGCTATTAAGTAACTTGCTATAGTTCATAGCTGTAATTTTAATATGATCAGGTCTATAAATTTTATCTGACAACCGGCATATACTTCTTCTATTTAGATTATATTGTGAATACTCTCTTTTTTGTTTTAGTTTTTGATTGAAATGGATATACCACTAATGGCAAGCGCTCTTAAGTAGCACAAACTGATGGGATAAGGTATCTGTTAAGTAGAAGTTGGTAAAATGTTTTAATCGATTTATTCAACAAATCGCA
Proteins encoded in this window:
- a CDS encoding four helix bundle protein, with the translated sequence MKRVYTYLDVWQRSRKMVSEIYEITKSFPREEMFGLTTQMRRAAVSVPSNIAESCGRQHINDAVQIFFIARGSLYELETQLYLALDLKYVSEQVAKETIQKITACKQLLHGFINYYKSLKISNNE
- the murD gene encoding UDP-N-acetylmuramoyl-L-alanine--D-glutamate ligase, which encodes MIAILGAGESGVGAALLAQAKGLEVFVSDKGEIKPVYQEKLQAANIPFEAGSHDYARILSATEIIKSPGIPDKADLIQQAKAKNIPVISEIEFASRYTQAKFIGITGTNGKTTTTLLTFHLLQSAGLNVALAGNIGESLAEKVIKDEHDYYVVELSSFQLDGMYQFKAHIGILLNITPDHLDRYEYSMANYAQSKLRIAQNMTQSDYFIYNLDDAVTNEYFNPEDFKGQAVPFSINQKPAAKAFYEGTSLITTYSGSAENIETRTSVLIGKHNQYNTAAAVLAARLVGIEPEEITAALATFKNADHRLQTVGEANGVRYINDSKATNVEAVWYALDGITQPIVWIAGGVDKGNDYTSLKALAQEKIKALICLGVDNKKLVESFSGIIPVIHETQSVEEAINLTKEAAVPGDVVLLSPACASFDLFNNYEHRGKRFAEAVQHLVLEPLQQES
- a CDS encoding FtsW/RodA/SpoVE family cell cycle protein, with amino-acid sequence MMQVKLWLRENLKGDPILWGIVIAFSLISIAVVYSATGTLAYKKMSGNTEYFLFKHTSLIIVGLAFMWFAHKVNYRYYSRLSLLALCLSAPLLLFTFLYGSNINEASRWLTIPLINQTFQPSDLAKLALISHLASMLSKRQHVTTDVKSTLIPIMFWCGSICGLIALTNASTATLLFITCLLLMFIGRVPMKHIAMVLIIGGVLGITALALGQRMKTVISRVENFTNADSPVFQLEQSYIAIATGGPFGKGPGNSDQRNFLPHPYSDFIYAIIIEEYGLLGGAIILFLYLAFLYRGLVTVSKSFGAFGGLLSAGLSFSLVLQAMVNMGVAVGLGPVTGLPLPLLSMGGTSLIFTGISIGIILSVSRTEAEQAPGGTILSGNISKKVVAHAE
- the murG gene encoding undecaprenyldiphospho-muramoylpentapeptide beta-N-acetylglucosaminyltransferase yields the protein MQNKKPFRVIISGGGTGGHIYPAVAIANELKVRQPEAEILFVGAKGRMEMTRVPEAGYKIIGLPIAGLQRRLTLKNLTFPFKVISSVRAARQIVKDFKPNAVVGVGGYASAPVLFAATSMGIPSLIQEQNSYAGITNKLLGKRVNKICVAYAGMSAFFPADKVILTGNPVRQDIVGSQNKRSEGLAFFGLKPGKPTILVIGGSLGARTINESTAAHLKEIQQKGYQLLWQTGKTYYPKAAEQTATLVETGIKSFEFIQRMDLAYATSDVVISRAGALSISELCLVGKPAILVPSPNVAEDHQTQNALALVNNQAALLVKDVDAATQLYPAAFALLQDKPQQELLSGNIQKLAKPEAAQTIVGELLKLIK
- the murC gene encoding UDP-N-acetylmuramate--L-alanine ligase — protein: MRPEAYKYIYFLGIGGIGMSAIARYFNAKGLPVWGYDKTPTPLTQALIEEGIQIHYEDDVNLIPEEVKQNREQTLVVLTPAIPAEHQQWAYLKENNYTIKKRSEVLGIITANAYTIAVAGTHGKTTTSSMIAHLLHHAGVDCSAFLGGISVNLNSNLLLSKNNEGREIVVVEADEYDRSFLRLYPDVAIVTSTDADHLDIYGDKDALIESFQHFISQVKPGGTLLLNTKADTRILNKIEDSVKVIRYGLEQAELNAGPITIAGHHFKFNLTTSTNIIPGLDLPVPGYHNVENALAACYVAQIMRVPPHQIRAGLAAYRGVKRRFEFVVDSEDYIYIDDYAHHPTEIDAFVKSLKALFPEKKIKLIFQPHLFTRTRDFADEFAESLSQVDEVELLEIYPAREKPISGVNAQMLLNRISGPNKSILSKEEVLRKLEQSIDFEVLATVGAGDIDTLVTPIKNILKNKKMFRKRKIISIIFASCCILILAGLGVFVAQKQAQKAVRKVSVTIDNEYNNYFISDREVKNILTNDGEKKIEGSKISDVDLKSLELRIKSHKFVREAQVYRDLAGNLNIKIKQNRPIARIVHDNSEEDVYIDDEGNILPLSERFTARVIPITRSLFRPAQNKSFYQDSLGQAYLDLLKFVEKDAFWKAQLAEMQIDAKGKVIFMPQVGTQAIEFGKPEEVEQKFKKLLVFYKKVLPAMGWDRYKRVNLEFSDQIICE
- the ftsA gene encoding cell division protein FtsA → MQNDKIVVGLDIGTTKICALVGRKNEFGKLEILGMGKAVSEGVVRGIVSNIDKTVDAIRKAIKQAEEQSGINIGVVNVGIAGQHIKSLQHNGSITRATTDNEITVDDVNRLTNDMYRLVTPPGSEIIHVMPQDYKVDYEEGIVDPVGMSGVRLEGNFHIITAQSNAINNINKCVTRAGLEIDNLILEPLASCMSVLSDEEKEAGVALVDIGGGTTDLAIFKDNIIRHAAVLPFGGNIVTTDIKQGCMVMQNQAEQLKIRFGKAIADEASDNEIVSIPGLRDRTPKEISIKNLAYIIEARMEEIIELVYSEIVRSGYANNLAAGIVVTGGGSQLQNLVQLVEYLTGLDARIGYPNEHLGKSKIDAVKSPMYATTVGLVLAGYQALDERLNRYTEIAARTTENRVNERVAKPASTGGSDFFKKIIDRTKGLLIDDFDDKQNY
- the ftsZ gene encoding cell division protein FtsZ, producing the protein MSFSSYKFDIPTQSKSIIKVIGVGGGGSNAVNHMCGQGIKDVEFVVCNTDAQALKSSNVPNKLQIGVDLTEGLGAGANPERGKQAAIESREQIRELLGNDTKMVFITAGMGGGTGTGAAPVIAKIAKELDVLTVGIVTAPFIFEGKKKRDAAERGIKDLSENCDTVLVILNDKLREIFGNLPIRQAFAKADNVLTTAAKSIAEIITVTSEVNVDFEDVKTVMKDSGAAVMGSATTEGENRALRAAEEALSSPLLNNTDIHGAQKILLSIMSGDQAELEMDELTEITEYIQEKAGEEAEVIFGHGIDPELGQSIRVTVIATGFAREAVTINTGQVKKNTFPEADPQINIFDTDRAVAIPEPVAAKPVAPVRVPVQEPAPVVNQAPAPTPIPVPTPVPAPTRVPAEPVKVVFDLESQHEVFTPEERNEFVNPSEDEDLNDLQQKSQERRERLRRLSSEITNEAIKEKLEVPAYLRRNVALENVPHSSNRNISRFNLSDDNDILGDNKFLHDNVD
- a CDS encoding sll1863 family stress response protein; this translates as MDHYPLKPENMRAPAHLTRDEIKQSLEELDNKIKVLQGRAHATTADSNHTYHKHIAGLEKKRALLVQQLDTTQDESSNTWTDIKNSLQSLKDEIRNMLD